The Bacteroidales bacterium genome includes a region encoding these proteins:
- the mtnP gene encoding S-methyl-5'-thioadenosine phosphorylase — MKKIGIIGGSGLEKLDLFTNKKEINHSTQYGSPSSTIFSGIIDENEIMIISRHGRRHNIPPTQVNNKANILALKQLGCSHIIATTACGSLRENIKRGDMVILDQFIDFTRHREITYTKKFEDDEPVHTPMAEPFDEILRKHLCDCAESLQLSHHKKGTVVTIEGPRFSTRAESNMFRIWGADVINMSTAPECALANEAGIPYAAIALSTDYDCWKTDEAPVTWEEVLKVFQKNVENVTKLLLLAISKI; from the coding sequence ATGAAAAAGATAGGAATCATAGGTGGTTCGGGGCTTGAGAAGCTCGATCTGTTCACCAACAAAAAAGAAATCAATCATTCCACACAGTATGGAAGTCCAAGTTCTACAATATTTTCGGGAATTATTGATGAAAATGAAATCATGATCATTTCACGTCATGGGCGAAGGCATAACATCCCCCCAACACAGGTAAATAATAAAGCAAATATTCTTGCCTTAAAACAACTTGGATGTTCGCATATAATTGCTACTACTGCCTGCGGAAGTCTTCGCGAAAATATTAAAAGAGGTGATATGGTTATTCTCGATCAGTTTATTGATTTTACAAGACATCGCGAAATCACATACACTAAAAAATTTGAAGATGATGAACCTGTGCATACGCCCATGGCAGAACCATTTGATGAAATTTTAAGAAAGCATCTTTGCGATTGTGCTGAATCATTACAATTAAGTCATCATAAAAAAGGAACTGTTGTAACTATTGAAGGCCCACGATTTTCAACACGCGCCGAATCGAACATGTTTCGTATATGGGGTGCCGATGTTATCAATATGTCGACTGCTCCCGAATGCGCATTGGCTAACGAAGCCGGAATCCCTTACGCAGCAATAGCTTTAAGCACTGATTACGATTGCTGGAAGACCGATGAAGCACCCGTAACCTGGGAAGAAGTTTTAAAAGTATTTCAGAAAAATGTGGAGAACGTCACCAAACTATTGCTGCTGGCTATTTCGAAGATTTAG
- a CDS encoding NUDIX hydrolase: MPFGKISVRVYGLLMNSEKQILVTDEIYEGQRLTKFPGGGMEKGEGAIDCLKRECIEELGQEVNVKEHFYTSDNYIPSTFYPDFQIICIYYFIETKEKYCFEIKQKRFDFANETSNTVVFRWVPLDKIKDEPFTYDNDKKVVRMLYNSYK, encoded by the coding sequence ATGCCTTTCGGGAAAATAAGTGTTCGTGTTTATGGTTTGCTTATGAATAGCGAAAAGCAAATTCTTGTTACTGATGAAATTTATGAAGGACAAAGACTGACAAAGTTTCCCGGTGGCGGAATGGAAAAGGGCGAAGGTGCTATTGATTGCCTGAAGCGTGAATGCATTGAAGAGCTTGGCCAGGAAGTAAATGTGAAAGAACATTTTTATACAAGCGATAATTATATTCCTTCAACTTTTTATCCCGATTTTCAAATTATTTGTATTTATTATTTTATTGAAACAAAAGAAAAATATTGTTTTGAGATAAAACAAAAACGTTTTGACTTTGCCAATGAAACTTCCAATACTGTTGTTTTTCGCTGGGTTCCGCTTGATAAAATAAAAGATGAACCTTTTACTTATGATAATGATAAGAAAGTTGTAAGAATGTTATACAACAGTTATAAATAA
- a CDS encoding DUF2179 domain-containing protein — protein sequence MDTGFFNSDIFAWVILPILIFLSRICDVSIGTIRLIFVSKGFKIIAPLLGFFEVIIWLVAVSQIMKHLDNIVCYIAYGGGFAMGNYVGMYLEEKLSIGNVIIRIISKVEDSQLIKHLKENNFGLTILDAEGAQQKVKIIFSVIKREDVNRIVSVINEINPHAFYTIEEVKTVNEGVFRPGQKKLLNAFSFINKKGK from the coding sequence ATGGACACAGGATTTTTTAATTCCGATATTTTTGCATGGGTTATATTACCCATATTAATTTTCTTGTCACGTATTTGCGATGTGAGCATTGGTACAATACGATTGATATTTGTTTCAAAAGGTTTTAAAATCATTGCACCATTACTGGGATTCTTTGAAGTTATAATCTGGCTGGTAGCTGTAAGTCAGATCATGAAACACCTTGATAATATTGTTTGCTACATTGCATATGGTGGTGGTTTTGCAATGGGCAACTATGTTGGAATGTATCTTGAAGAAAAGCTGTCGATAGGAAATGTGATCATCAGGATTATTTCAAAAGTAGAGGATTCGCAGCTTATAAAACATTTAAAGGAAAATAATTTCGGACTCACTATTCTTGATGCTGAAGGTGCGCAACAAAAAGTGAAAATAATTTTTTCAGTTATAAAGCGCGAAGACGTGAACCGGATAGTTAGTGTTATTAATGAAATTAATCCTCATGCTTTTTATACTATTGAGGAAGTGAAAACCGTTAATGAAGGCGTTTTCAGGCCAGGTCAAAAGAAATTATTGAACGCATTTTCGTTTATTAATAAAAAAGGAAAATAG